Proteins encoded in a region of the Deltaproteobacteria bacterium genome:
- a CDS encoding periplasmic heavy metal sensor, with the protein MKKLMMIGLVVAVVGATSIMAFSWGPGFNRGGGGAYGPGACWANSDRQSLTEEQEAKLDALDKQHFDETRKLRRELWTKRDKLDELMSGDNPDRNQVMSLQKEMAQLRDQLQEKNLDYALEAKKIAPDLDKLEADNAPGRGRRGYGPMMRGGYGMGGYGMGGYGMGGYGMGGYGMGQGGGPGYCWR; encoded by the coding sequence ATGAAAAAACTTATGATGATCGGCTTGGTTGTGGCAGTGGTAGGCGCCACCAGCATCATGGCCTTCTCTTGGGGGCCCGGCTTCAATCGGGGTGGCGGTGGAGCTTACGGACCCGGCGCCTGTTGGGCGAATTCCGACCGGCAATCCCTCACCGAAGAGCAGGAAGCCAAGCTGGATGCGCTGGACAAGCAACACTTCGACGAAACCCGGAAGCTCCGAAGAGAACTCTGGACCAAGCGAGACAAACTGGATGAACTCATGAGCGGTGACAATCCGGACCGCAACCAAGTCATGAGTCTGCAGAAAGAGATGGCTCAGTTGAGGGACCAGCTCCAGGAAAAAAACTTGGACTACGCCCTGGAAGCCAAGAAGATTGCACCGGACTTGGATAAGCTGGAAGCCGACAACGCTCCCGGACGCGGCCGGCGCGGATACGGTCCCATGATGAGAGGCGGTTACGGCATGGGCGGTTACGGCATGGGCGGCTACGGCATGGGCGGTTACGGCATGGGCGGCTACGGCATGGGTCAGGGAGGCGGACCCGGATATTGCTGGAGATAA
- a CDS encoding radical SAM protein → MWTLVRNYVLYYSHLFYLNLPSRVQKRWGRALSEFLPGGYGQGLKLWTDALAEDHDIPLLIFLRRFIKQVHPNPFGTFVWNVLRIWLIEGRRLRVRMHRKKIHYPALLQLSLTTRCNYRCKGCYAEGWTKNEELDFECIKRLLAEGKKYGCTYYTLLGGEPFIYPHIIDIFYEHPDRYFQVYTNGSLITDEKARHLKHAGNVQVMISLEGLQQETDWRRGQGAYRNALQAMARLRREGVPFGVGVTVTPKNIDVVCSDTFVKEMIRNGVLYMWYFWFQPYGDFANVDLMLDGDQRYGLWRRINEIRREYPVLAADMFNDYAVVGCLASSGVSLNVTPSGMVEPCAQMHFSAGNINEDSLLHIVGTSPFFEGVFDFYRRGDKRCLVQDCGKKLADVIVRTGARDDTGGRDLKALYHVADCRQGMRLYTREEMDDFPDPFLPFKQWFFDCLKPLDRR, encoded by the coding sequence ATGTGGACACTCGTCCGTAATTATGTATTGTATTACTCTCATCTGTTCTACCTGAACCTGCCCTCCCGCGTGCAGAAGCGCTGGGGTCGCGCCTTGTCGGAATTCCTTCCCGGCGGCTACGGTCAAGGCCTGAAGCTCTGGACCGACGCTCTCGCTGAAGATCACGACATCCCTCTCCTCATTTTTCTGCGGCGTTTCATCAAGCAGGTTCACCCGAACCCCTTCGGCACGTTCGTGTGGAACGTGCTTCGTATCTGGCTTATTGAAGGACGCCGGTTGAGGGTCCGGATGCACCGGAAGAAGATCCATTATCCGGCCCTATTGCAGCTCAGTCTCACCACCCGCTGCAACTATCGCTGCAAAGGGTGCTATGCGGAAGGCTGGACCAAGAACGAGGAACTGGATTTTGAATGCATCAAACGGCTGCTGGCGGAAGGCAAGAAATACGGGTGCACCTACTATACGCTGCTCGGAGGGGAGCCGTTTATTTATCCGCATATCATCGATATCTTTTACGAGCATCCGGACCGGTATTTCCAGGTCTACACCAACGGCAGCCTGATCACGGATGAAAAGGCCCGCCATCTCAAGCATGCGGGGAACGTCCAGGTCATGATCAGCCTGGAAGGACTGCAACAGGAGACCGACTGGCGACGCGGTCAAGGCGCCTATCGCAACGCCCTTCAAGCCATGGCGCGGCTTCGGCGCGAGGGTGTCCCTTTTGGGGTGGGCGTCACGGTCACACCCAAGAATATCGACGTGGTCTGTTCGGATACGTTCGTGAAGGAGATGATCCGGAACGGCGTCCTGTACATGTGGTACTTCTGGTTCCAACCCTATGGGGATTTCGCCAACGTGGACCTCATGCTGGATGGGGATCAGAGGTACGGACTGTGGCGCCGTATTAACGAAATTCGCCGGGAATACCCGGTCCTGGCCGCGGACATGTTCAACGATTATGCTGTGGTGGGATGCCTGGCTTCCTCGGGCGTATCCCTCAACGTGACACCCTCGGGCATGGTGGAACCGTGCGCTCAGATGCACTTCAGCGCGGGCAACATCAACGAGGATTCCCTTCTCCACATCGTCGGAACGTCGCCGTTTTTCGAGGGTGTATTCGACTTCTATCGGCGGGGCGACAAGCGCTGTCTCGTGCAGGATTGCGGCAAAAAGCTGGCCGATGTGATCGTGCGCACCGGGGCGCGGGACGATACGGGAGGAAGAGACCTGAAGGCCCTATATCACGTGGCGGACTGCAGGCAAGGGATGCGGTTATATACCAGGGAAGAGATGGACGACTTCCCGGACCCGTTCCTGCCGTTCAAACAGTGGTTTTTTGATTGTCTTAAACCTTTGGACAGGCGGTAA
- a CDS encoding purine-binding chemotaxis protein CheW, with the protein MSKQMGVAEQIADTKTGREGKYLTFTLSSEEYGLEILKIKEIIGMMDITYVPKTPAFVKGVINLRGKVIPVIDLRLKFGMKAKEYDARTCIIVVEVADMKGRSLQVGIVVDSVSEVVNLKGEQIEPPPSFGSALDTEYILGMAKVDKSVIILLDIDRVLAASETETLMRMA; encoded by the coding sequence ATGTCTAAACAAATGGGTGTCGCTGAACAGATTGCGGACACCAAAACCGGCAGGGAAGGGAAGTATCTTACCTTTACACTGTCCAGTGAAGAGTATGGACTGGAGATCCTGAAGATCAAAGAAATCATCGGAATGATGGACATCACTTACGTGCCCAAGACACCGGCGTTTGTCAAAGGGGTGATCAATCTCAGGGGTAAAGTAATTCCGGTCATCGATCTCCGTCTGAAATTTGGAATGAAAGCGAAAGAGTACGATGCGCGTACCTGTATTATCGTGGTTGAGGTGGCGGACATGAAGGGCCGTTCGCTTCAAGTAGGCATCGTAGTGGATTCGGTCTCCGAGGTGGTCAATCTCAAAGGAGAACAGATCGAGCCGCCGCCGTCCTTCGGTTCCGCGCTGGACACGGAATACATCCTGGGTATGGCGAAGGTCGACAAAAGCGTGATCATTTTGTTGGACATCGACAGAGTGCTGGCTGCTTCTGAAACCGAAACGCTCATGAGGATGGCGTGA
- a CDS encoding radical SAM protein, with the protein MPTSIASKRSPDRESHEALGSSIPDLSTHPISPPSDEIDEKMERKLTAIVERPFREDLKLGTSYFVWRVLQSLFSPDELRYYKYRGLINLALNALTSVPRFPRESWNAFLWQVVGLRKRVEISQLLRLDYFLHVGWTIQISCSYRCKICPQKSYFKKNVETILPFKLADKYLTEIARFGYPLIGSYVGEPLMWPYFLDMVKKHKHLFFVSGTNGQFVPDHIEEISKVHNLLLFVTIEGGPDTMAHMRRPGAYDIAERAIRLLKKHKKPFGVIVPVSGANFDEVMDMKFIKRQVYDRGATFYCYSPYIGFDDRYSLNDRQEKAVGKQICEFQSTLQGARSVCLDYMRGFNSTNLGNFYDFKQHCMEIDPTGDIHLIANQQQFRLGNIGEETLVRMLSKKRTLEWIKSNVPRDHLGMNKLTLGHWLQ; encoded by the coding sequence ATGCCAACTTCAATCGCGAGCAAACGCTCACCGGATCGGGAGTCCCATGAAGCCCTCGGCTCTTCGATCCCGGACCTTTCGACTCATCCGATCTCTCCGCCATCCGACGAGATCGATGAAAAGATGGAACGAAAGCTTACTGCTATTGTCGAACGACCCTTCCGGGAAGATCTGAAACTAGGCACCTCGTATTTTGTGTGGCGGGTGCTACAATCGTTGTTCTCGCCGGACGAGCTGAGATATTATAAATACCGGGGACTCATCAACCTGGCTTTGAACGCCCTCACCAGCGTCCCCAGGTTTCCCAGGGAATCCTGGAACGCTTTCCTGTGGCAGGTCGTGGGGCTCCGTAAGCGAGTGGAGATCTCTCAACTCCTTCGCCTGGACTACTTTCTTCACGTGGGATGGACGATCCAGATCAGTTGCAGTTACCGATGCAAAATCTGCCCGCAGAAGTCCTACTTCAAGAAGAACGTGGAAACGATCTTACCCTTCAAACTCGCGGACAAGTACCTGACCGAGATCGCCCGCTTCGGGTACCCCCTCATCGGTTCTTATGTGGGCGAACCGCTCATGTGGCCCTACTTCCTGGACATGGTGAAAAAACACAAACATCTGTTTTTTGTCAGCGGAACCAATGGACAGTTCGTGCCCGACCATATCGAAGAGATCTCAAAGGTGCACAATCTGTTGTTGTTTGTCACCATTGAAGGAGGTCCGGATACCATGGCCCACATGCGGCGGCCGGGCGCTTACGACATTGCCGAAAGGGCCATCCGCCTGCTCAAGAAGCACAAGAAGCCGTTTGGGGTCATTGTTCCGGTCAGTGGAGCCAATTTCGACGAGGTCATGGATATGAAGTTCATCAAACGGCAAGTGTACGACCGGGGCGCCACTTTCTACTGCTACTCCCCCTACATCGGCTTCGACGACCGCTACTCTCTGAATGACCGACAGGAAAAGGCCGTGGGAAAACAGATCTGTGAATTTCAAAGCACGTTACAGGGGGCCCGCTCCGTGTGCCTGGACTACATGAGGGGATTCAACAGCACAAACCTGGGCAATTTTTATGACTTCAAGCAGCATTGCATGGAAATCGACCCCACCGGAGACATTCATCTGATCGCGAACCAGCAGCAGTTCCGTTTGGGGAACATCGGCGAGGAGACCTTGGTTCGCATGCTGTCCAAAAAGCGGACCCTGGAGTGGATCAAGTCCAATGTACCCAGAGATCATCTGGGCATGAACAAGTTGACCCTGGGCCATTGGCTTCAATAA
- a CDS encoding pyridoxamine 5'-phosphate oxidase family protein, with product MDLKEYFDSAEGTGVLATADAEGKVDVAVFARPHVMEDGTLAFIMRDRLSHSNVMANPSAAFLFVEEGPGYRGKRFYLTKTGEEQDTAFIESLRRRSYLSDRETDSGPVFLVRFKVDKILPAVGTES from the coding sequence ATGGACTTGAAGGAATATTTCGATTCGGCAGAAGGCACCGGCGTCCTGGCCACCGCGGATGCGGAGGGAAAAGTGGACGTCGCCGTCTTCGCCAGACCTCATGTAATGGAGGATGGGACCCTGGCTTTCATCATGCGTGATCGTTTATCCCACAGCAATGTGATGGCCAATCCCAGTGCGGCGTTTCTTTTTGTGGAAGAGGGACCCGGTTATCGGGGTAAGCGGTTTTACCTGACGAAAACGGGAGAGGAACAGGATACGGCGTTCATCGAGTCTTTGCGCAGAAGATCTTACCTCTCGGACAGGGAAACCGATTCGGGTCCCGTCTTTCTGGTGCGCTTCAAGGTGGATAAAATTCTGCCTGCCGTGGGGACCGAATCCTGA